In a single window of the Papaver somniferum cultivar HN1 chromosome 8, ASM357369v1, whole genome shotgun sequence genome:
- the LOC113306165 gene encoding uncharacterized protein LOC113306165, whose translation MELHTRNGKKYEMPWVIMGDFNSTLYIYERQRYSINPTQSHPILVNTITSLGLMDIPFSGCPFTWSNHRDQLNQVRTRLDRAVFLPNWMNLHPNTTLKNLIPFGSDHAPILLITNPQSENLSKPYRFYEHWLTNKTCKEKIKRSWSSNAQGTEAFKCTSKVRSVKKGLKEWKIKEYGDTDRKMKEAQEQIQQCLNQQIIDNQEHQRLQQQLKNLYEIKNRIAYQQSRESPIKFQDRNSKSFHAQANYRRRCNQIDALKNKQGEWKETREEIAVILKAHFQEIANSNLIEDDH comes from the coding sequence ATGGAGCTTCATACAAGAAATGGGAAGAAATATGAGATGCCTTGGGTTATCATGGGTGATTTCAACTCCACATTATACATCTATGAAAGACAAAGATATTCCATTAACCCTACTCAATCCCATCCCATACTTGTTAACACTATTACTTCTTTAGGCCTCATGGATATACCATTCTCAGGATGCCCTTTCACATGGTCAAACCATAGAGATCAACTGAATCAAGTCAGAACTAGACTGGACAGAGCTGTTTTCCTTCCCAACTGGATGAACCTTCATCCAAATACCACTTTAAAAAATCTCATACCCTTTGGCTCTGATCATGCTCCAATTCTTCTAATCACTAACCCACAATCTGAAAATCTGAGCAAACCTTACAGATTTTATGAACACTGGTTAACAAATAAAACTTGTAAGGAAAAGATTAAGAGAAGTTGGAGTAGTAATGCTCAAGGAACTGAAGCTTTCAAATGCACCAGCAAGGTCAGATCTGTCAAGAAAGGACTCAAAGAGTGGAAAATAAAGGAATATGGAGACACAGATAGGAAGATGAAGGAGGCTCAAGAACAAATTCAACAGTGCTTGAACCAGCAAATTATAGACAATCAAGAACATCAAAGGCTCCAACAACAGCTGAAGAATCTATATGAAATTAAAAATAGAATAGCTTACCAACAGTCCAGAGAAAGCCCCATCAAGTTTCAAGATAGAAATTCTAAAAGTTTTCATGCTCAAGCTAATTACAGAAGAAGGTGCAACCAAATTGATGCTCTCAAAAACAAGCAAGGGGAATGGAAAgaaactagagaagaaattgcTGTCATCCTCAAAGCACACTTCCAAGAGATTGCTAATTCTAACTTAATTGAGGATGATCATTAA
- the LOC113306166 gene encoding uncharacterized protein LOC113306166, producing MEGLSIMIQASVDIKDITLIYPAKGSPSISHLFFSDDCILFSSAKMSSINNLKDIINKFCKASGQMVNLSKSSIHFNKRIEDEIKQQICNTMNINVMPLEEKYLGINLFIERKKSNSFKSIKEKMQRRLIQWKAGFTNQAGRSTQIQVVTNSMAQFQMSCFMLPKKNINDLEAMQRRYWWNRKQGKGGFLKSWESVNIPKRWGGMGFKNLQVFNEAMVTKLASRMIQEKNKNGWKFLKLNILKMKIFFKKMFQIKGMIFGEV from the coding sequence ATGGAAGGTCTAAGCATAATGATCCAAGCTTCAGTGGATATCAAAGACATTACTCTAATATATCCTGCTAAAGGAAGTCCTTCAATATCTCACTTGTTCTTTTCAGATGACTGCATTCTATTCTCCTCTGCCAAAATGAGCTCCATAAATAATCTTAAGGATATCATCAACAAGTTCTGCAAAGCCTCTGGTCAAATGGTGAATCTCAGCAAATCAAGCATACATTTTAATAAAAGGATTGAGGATGAAATAAAGCAACAAATCTGCAATACTATGAATATAAATGTTATGcccttggaagaaaaatatttgggaataaatctattcatAGAAAGGAAGAAATCCAACTCTTTCAAAAGCATAAAGGAGAAAATGCAGAGAAGACTGATTCAGTGGAAAGCTGGTTTCacaaatcaagctggaagaagcaCACAAATCCAAGTTGTTACAAACTCTATGGCTCAATTTCAGATGAGCTGCTTCATGTTACCTAAGAAAAACATAAATGATCTTGAAGCAATGCAGAGAAGATATTGGTGGAATAGAAAACAAGGAAAAGGAGGATTCTTAAAATCTTGGGAGAGTGTGAATATACCAAAAAGATGGGGAGGGATGGGTTTTAAAAATCTGCAAGTTTTCAATGAAGCAATGGTTACAAAACTGGCTTCGAGGATGATACAAGAAAAGAACAAGAATGGGTGGAAGTTCTTAAAGCTAAACATTTTAAAAATGAAGATATTCTTCAAGAAGATGTTTCAAATAAAGGGAATGATATTTGGAGAAGTATAA
- the LOC113306168 gene encoding putative F-box/FBD/LRR-repeat protein At4g13965 has protein sequence MKPRKAPLASDNRDRLSDLPYALILKILSFIDMRSVIRNSILSKRWRYIWKSLPTLNFNSNDIYQNSSRNFHIREDGIIHFIYQVLALREKSIQRLDIVIEHIESNFEDRLYSWILVAVECNVQELSIEICDNQKIDIPDCLFTCSSLTKFELTVNGRHNYGKIFLPDVIDLPRIKCLKLEGLGFKDEELTDEFFLNCPNLESLTIVDTYIEFDICCPTLEVFILEFNDKRSPMTRQSRYGHLISQRKTWCGSNTIRLSAPKLTFLRCKGMISEDNILEDLSSLKTTDIEIKLLEDMDWYYNVVDEECSGLSAETEEFGKLMVNFLNALRNVKFLTLSHRVLEIISNAPDLLQSRPQLFHKPQDMTLGTCLSPDCLPGLTYLMKISPNIKTLSLVLDTERLDEIAEELSCDEFLFTKVPVLDEVHLTYPRFQCPSDRERMEFFDKLSVLPADTPSMTIIF, from the exons ATGAAACCAAGAAAAGCACCATTGGCATCTGATAACAGAGATAGACTTAGTGATTTACCATATGCCCTTATTCTTAAAATCTTATCATTCATTGATATGAGATCTGTAATTCGGAACAGCATTCTGTCGAAAAGATGGAGGTATATTTGGAAATCTCTTCCTACTTTGAACTTCAATTCAAATGATATATACCAGAATTCTTCTAGAAACTTTCACATAAGAGAGGATGGCATCATACATTTCATTTACCAGGTATTAGCTCTTCGCGAGAAATCTATACAGAGACTTGACATTGTTATTGAACATATTGAATCTAATTTTGAAGATCGTCTTTATTCATGGATACTTGTTGCTGTAGAATGTAATGTTCAAGAACTATCTATTGAGATTTGCGATAATCAAAAGATTGACATTCCTGATTGCCTATTTACTTGTTCATCTTTAACCAAATTCGAATTGACAGTGAATGGTAGGCATAATTATGGGAAAATATTTTTACCTGATGTTATAGATTTACCTAGGATCAAATGTCTGAAGCTTGAGGGACttggatttaaagatgaagaattaACTGATGAGTTCTTCTTGAACTGTCCTAACCTTGAATCGTTGACAATAGTAGATACTTACATTGAGTTTGATATCTGCTGTCCAACTCTCGAAGTGTTTATACTAGAATTTAATGATAAGAGGAGTCCAATGACTAGACAATCAAGATATGGTCATCTTATTTCTCAAAGGAAAACTTGGTGCGGCAGCAATACTATCAGGTTAAGTGCTCCAAAGCTAACATTCTTAAGATGCAAAGGTATGATATCCGAAGACAACATCCTAGAGGACCTTTCTTCTCTTAAAACTACTGATATTGAAATCAAGTTATTAGAAGATATGGACTGGTACTATAATGTTGTAGACGAAGAATGTTCAGGGCTTTCTGCAGAGACTGAAGAATTTGGTAAATTGATGGTGAATTTCTTAAATGCGCTCCGTAATGTGAAGTTTCTAACTCTATCTCATAGAGTCCTTGAG ATTATATCGAATGCTCCTGACCTGTTACAAAGTCGGCCCCAGCTATTCCACAAGCCACAAGATATGACTCTGGGAACATGCCTTTCACCAGACTGCCTTCCTGGATTAACCTACTTGATGAAGATATCTCCAAATATTAAGACTCTCTCCTTAGTATTGGATACG GAACGTCTAGACGAAATCGCGGAGGAACTATCTTGTGATGAG TTCTTGTTTACTAAGGTGCCAGTCTTGGATGAAGTGCACCTTACCTATCCAAGATTCCAATGCCCTAGTGACAGAGAAAGAATGGAATTTTTTGATAAGCTATCTGTGCTTCCAGCAGATACTCCATCTATGACAATCATATTCTGA
- the LOC113303410 gene encoding probable enoyl-CoA hydratase 1, peroxisomal yields the protein MDQNPTVAEDLIKVTIESNGIGIITINRPKSLNSLTRAMIVDLAKSVKRLNEDESVKVIILTGSGRAFCSGVDLTAAEDVFKGDVKDKETDPVCQMEICKKPIIGAINGFSVTAGFEISLACDILIASRNAKFMDTHAKFGIFPSWGLSQKLSRMIGPNRAREYSLTAMPITADMAEKWGLVNHVVEPHELMQKTREVAEAIIRNNQELVVKYKSVLNDGFKLDLGHGLALEKERGHEYYSGMTKEQFQNMQKFISGRNKPTSKL from the exons atggatcaaaaccCCACAGTAGCAGAAGATTTAATCAAAgtcacaattgaatcaaatggaaTAGGAATCATAACAATCAACAGACCAAAATCATTAAACTCATTAACAAGAGCAATGATAGTTGATTTAGCAAAATCAGTAAAGAGATTAAATGAAGATGAATCTGTTAAGGTAATAATATTAACAGGTTCAGGTAGAGCTTTTTGTTCAGGTGTTGATTTGACTGCTGCTGAAGATGTATTCAAAGGTGATGTTAAAGATAAAGAGACTGATCCTGTTTGTCAGATGGAGATTTGTAAGAAACCTATTATTGGTGCTATTAATGGATTCTCTGTTACTGCTGGTTTTGAGATTTCACTTGCTTGTGATATACTTATTGCTTCCAGAAATGCTAAATTCATGGATACTCATGCAAA GTTTGGGATATTTCCATCGTGGGGACTTTCTCAGAAGCTTTCACGGATGATTGGACCAAACAGAGCTCGAGAATATTCATTAACAGCAATGCCTATAACCGCAGACATGGCTGAAAAATGGGGTCTTGTGAACCATGTTGTCGAACCACACGAATTAATGCAGAAAACCCGAGAAGTTGCTGAAGCCATCAttagaaacaatcaggaattggTAGTTAAGTACAAATCTGTGCTCAACGATGGCTTCAAATTGGACTTAGGTCATGGCCTTGCTCTAGAAAAG GAGAGAGGACACGAGTATTACAGTGGAATGACAAAGGAGCAATTCCAGAATATGCAGAAATTCATATCAGGTCGGAACAAGCCTACTTCCAAACTGTAA
- the LOC113303412 gene encoding SUPPRESSOR OF ABI3-5-like — protein MRVQIDRLSYRRERDYNYGRSRYDSNSDIGGKRDDKWTRRDSSDHVRDKKCLSLERDQCPHRRCKRSQYSGHDDRQRSRSPQVCTRGRSHQDNYGKDRHNKSEGHRNRDDRQSHEHSSITLTATVEVKGLSKQTTVENIHQILAEWRPFLHVRVMRRRKSSVCRGIAFIDFPSVAAAQKMMDVVGDCGLDVNGQKLSFEYSQLGKQMIMEERSVWQLLRKTLRLSLL, from the exons ATGCGGGTCCAGATCGATCGACTCTCCTATAG ACGCGAAAGAGATTACAATTACGGCCGATCTAGATATGATTCCAACAGTGACATAGGCGGTAAGAGGGATGATAAGTGGACGAGGCGTGATTCCAGTGATCATGTGCGTGATAAAAAATGTTTGAGTCTGGAGAGAGATCAATGTCCACATAGAAGGTGCAAACGTTCTCAATATTCTGGGCATGATGACCGTCAGAGATCAAGGTCTCCTCAAGTTTGCACTCGTGGCCGCAGTCACCAAGACAACTATGGCAAAGACCGACACAATAAGAGTGAGGGGCACAGGAATCGGGATGACAGACAAAGCCATGAACATTCTTCAATA ACTCTAACTGCTACGGTTGAGGTGAAGGGTTTATCGAAACAGACAACTGTGGAAAATATTCATCAGATTCTA GCGGAATGGAGGCCCTTTCTGCATGTCCGAGTGATGAGAAGAAGGAAATCTAGTGTCTGCCGCGGAATTGCTTTCATTGATTTTCCATCTGTGGCAGCAGCTCAGAAGATGATGGATGTAGTTGGAGATTGCGGCCTCGATGTTAATGGGCAAAAGCTGTCGTTTGAGTACAG TCAACTGGGAAAACAAATGATTATGGAAGAAAGGAGTGTGTGGCAGTTACTTCGGAAAACATTGCGGCtgt CCCTGTTGTAG
- the LOC113303413 gene encoding F-box/kelch-repeat protein At3g06240-like, with protein MNFPFEAESSLAWIKKRKKVETIVFNIWGSCNGLICLGIRMSPETKEEEDPATREYKKISLPICDGYYSVRYGFGYDNSIDDYQLVSVTDYEYAGSFKIKVYTLGSDSWSTIRTPVPYSVPVDITHGLLFKGALHWLGTTTDQKSSAEVIISFDVSSKRLMGLSFPERSLVRTMNYPIHRRVCKNVAVLGDHLCLAFIECSKVDLWLMQDYGVRESWTKQFTCTRLSLTRRLLCKPIWCLESGEILIQTDQDLVLYDQRNNTTRNVRICGDTMGSNLETYVESIVSLKSGTYVEMPRSRRTMMKDATKSRKTMTRRATRH; from the coding sequence ATGAATTTCCCCTTTGAAGCTGAGTCAAGTCTTGCATGGATCAAAAAGAGGAAAAAAGTGGAAACTATTGTATTTAATATTTGGGGTTCCTGTAATGGCCTGATTTGCTTAGGCATCCGCATGTCTCCTGAAACGAAGGAGGAGGAGGACCCTGCAACTAGAGAATATAAGAAAATATCATTACCCATATGTGATGGTTATTACAGTGTAAGGTATGGGTTTGGTTACGATAACAGTATTGATGATTACCAGTTGGTGTCAGTTACGGATTATGAATATGCTGGCTCTTTCAAGATTAAAGTTTATACATTGGGTTCAGATTCATGGAGTACAATTCGGACCCCCGTCCCTTACTCGGTTCCTGTTGATATAACTCACGGTTTACTTTTCAAgggagctcttcattggttagGTACTACCACTGATCAAAAATCTTCGGCTGAAGTTATAATTTCTTTTGATGTCAGTAGTAagagactcatgggtttgagttTTCCTGAAAGAAGTCTTGTAAGAACTATGAACTATCCAATTCATAGAAGAGTGTGTAAAAATGTGGCAGTGTTGGGAGACCACCTCTGTTTAGCTTTCATCGAATGTTCCAAAGTAGATCTATGGTTGATGCAGGATTATGGGGTGAGAGAATCTTGGACCAAGCAATTCACGTGTACCCGGCTGTCATTGACCCGACGATTATTGTGTAAGCCGATATGGTGTCTGGAAAGTGGCGAGATTCTAATACAAACGGACCAGGATTTAGTTTTATATGATCAGAGGaataatacaactagaaatgTTCGCATCTGTGGTGATACTATGGGAAGTAATCTAGAGACGTACGTGGAGAGCATAGTTTCTCTTAAATCTGGTACGTATGTGGAGATGCCTAGGTCAAGGAGAACCATGATGAAGGATGCTACTAAGTCGAGGAAAACCATGACAAGGCGTGCTACAAGACATTAA